ACGAACTGCCACCAGGTCGTTGACTTGGACGTTCTGTTGGGAATGTTTCCATTTCTTTCGTTTCTGCAGTTCCTTTAAGTATTTGGTCTTCCATCTCTGACAAAAGTGCTGACTTAAGTCCTTTAAATTTTCACATTGGTTTACGAATGATAGCGGTCTGTCGGTTATTTCTGGTTCTGCCAATGCATTTCTATTCCGCTGATTgctattgtgttgttgctgctgatgatgtttgcgttgttgttgttgtttaggtaaaaaatttgtaatttttacactacaaaaatgattttgtgtttgttgttgagatattgttgaatttatttttgtttcttcggaGGGAACGGAACCTGTTAAAATCCAACCGAACACCGTACGTTGTGCAGCGATGGAtccgaaaattttcgattttacccCGTTTAGTATAATTTTCGGGTAAAGATCTGCTCCGATCAACAAGTCAACCTTTTGACtcgtatagaaatttttatccGCTAAGGGGATATTGGGTAACCTTTTAACAATCGAAGGGTTTATTGATCTGGATGGAAGCAGTCCAGTCAATTTTGGCAGTACCAATGCCTCCGCTTCTAGTCTTAAACTTTTGTTACGGGGCGAGCCAATTGTAATCGAGCATACCGATTGAACTCGTCCTGATACGGTATTATTCAATCCTGAAACTCGCGCGCTGATATTTTTGCTTGCCAGATGTAAGCGTTTTTGCAGACTATTGCTTACGAAGGTGGCTTCAGATCCTAAATCAATCAGGGCTCTGACAGTGAAGGTGCTCTCGTTGTGACATACGGTCACCATGGCTGTACCTAAGAGCATGCTTCGACTGGTAGGCACATTTGAAATATTGGCCTTAATAGAGGCCACATGAGATTTAGTAGAAATCTCAGTAGGGTTTGTGCTGTCGGACATCTGAGCTATTTCCTCACTCTGATCCCGGTGAATCATGGAGTGATGtctctgtttacatttattacaattaaacatacttttgcaatttttgactTCATGTGAGTCCGATAAACAATTTAAGCAGACGTGAAATTTTCTGACAGCATTTAATCGTGCATTAGGCTGCATCTCAATGAATCTTTGACAACTTTTCAAAATGTGCGATTGAGATGAGCACAGTTtacatttgatattatttgtcTTGGCGTGATGGGAATTGATGGGTTTGGATCCAATCCTTGACTGCAATATTGGTATCCGACCTTCACCATCAGCCGATTTAATCTTGGGTTGAGTACCCAAATCGCCTTTGAGGTTTGATACTCTCTCAAGCGTTTAACCCGTTTGGTTAGAAATTTGTCTAAGTCAACCCATTTTGGGATCTCTGAATCCAAATCCAGAGATTGTTCCCAAAGCCACAGTGTATAATCCGGGTGTCGGATAGAACACAAATACGTAAATATGGCATCCCAACTATCTACATTGATGCCATGTATTTGTAAAGCTGAAATGCAGCTATTAATCTCCCGCTGTAAATTTCTGAGTTCGGTCTCAGATTCTGTTGAAATGTGCGGGAGCTTGAACAATACATTTAATTGTGTGTTAACAAGCACTCGCTTGTTTTCATACCTACACAACAAATTGTTCCAAGCCAATGCAAATCCGTCATTCGTCAATGGCGCTTTCGAAACGATATCTTTTGCCTCACCTCGCGTTTTTTGATTCATATGGAATAACTTTTCTACCGGAGATAGCCTTGGGTTATTCCCAataaatggcggcaaataaATCCCTAAATGAGGGCCATTGTAAAACATCgccatgaaatatttcggtaTCACATGGCGGTAAGTTGATTGTATACCTCACGGGTTCTACCGTTTGTTGTAACCGTTCAGGTTGAATCACCGTAGAATTTGAAGTTGGGCTTTGGTTGAACGCCGTGAGGTTGTGCATGTGTTCGCCCATCAAGGCCGCGCAACACACATACGCGTGGTAACAGCTTGAATATTAAAGCTTAATGTCGTCAATTGAGCTTGTGTCGGAAGGATCCACTTTTGGCAAACACAACTTGTATTCTGACTTTACCTCTGCCCACAGAGATTTCAGTTCAGTTTGTTGTACTTCCAGAGAGTAGGCACTTTGGTTGTTTGCTGTTGGAGTAAAAGACTCCTCAAACTCCAGTAGAGCGTCTGCAGCTGTGTTAAATGCTCTGATGGCTTCCATTGTGTTCAAAAATTGAACCGGAACtgcaaaaatgttgcacaaagtCGGAtctaaaacttgaaattaaaattaaaaaaatatttgcaaatatgttgcaaaagttcaaaagttaCAGAAGCACTCACGGACAAACTAAAAATTGAGTTGTTGAAAAGTAGTGCGTTGTTTCTTTGTGAAGCGTGAATTTTcgaaagaacaaaaaattaataaatttcgtaaagtaTTTTTGCTTGCTGGGTAATCGGCCCAATGCACTTGTACTTGCACTTGCAAATTTAgtgaagtattttttcaaagtatttttccaaatttaatttgaatgtgcTTGCTGGGTAATCGGCCCAATGCACTTGCACGCCTAGTACTTGactatgtacacaaacaaaattgctttgtgcttaattgctttattaaaatccaaatacaaatataaataaaattcacaagCACTTTACTTTCACATTTGATCACGGGGTTATTTTTGAATTCCCCACTACACTATTCTATTTGTTGCTGTCCTTCTGGGATGGCTGCTGCGCTGCTTTGCCTTTCTGCTCTCCCTTTGCTGCTTCGCCTGTGCGTCTTTGCTTTTGCTGCTTTGCCTTCGCTGCTCTCCCTTTGCTGCTTGGTCTTTGGGTCTTCGCCTTTGCTGCTCTGACTTTGCAGTTTGACTGTGCTGCTTGGCTTTCTCGCTGTCGCTCACttcacttgaaattttgtaatatttttttgtttgtttgcactCGCGAAACTGCAGCTGCGCTATTGCTGCTtgcctttattgctattggAGCAATATATGGAAAGGCAGAGTTGAGCGACTAGACTCAAATTAAtcacaagaaaaaaacaaaaaaccgagAGAGTTTGCCGACGCTCCAGTCGGGGCTTGTGCGTCcaagaattttataattttacttgaataacagtgtgtgtttttttttatatgtaaagtgaaataatcagtGCATTTGCCAggtgtatttattgttgtacttaAATGAAGTACAATACTACCTGCAATCTTGTGCGTTGATTTAGTGGGTAGAgtgccaaaaataagttttagtctccacttcacacagcacaattggttttgtacataaatgatgCACAAATTAACCAATCTATTGCCTTTTAGCTTGCAGAGCACAAATCCAAAATATGTTTGGCTGTAACTTGCGTGTTGCTAAATTGGGCAAATTATGCActttcactttaaataaaaaatcaacttgttacctgttatccggctcgaaggaccaatgataattcgggtggtggagcacggtgctcgTTCGTTCCAAAGATGTGGTTGGCCGTGGAGAAACGGTCGGCGCAAATGATTCcacaaagttaaataaaaaccaaaaagtttcatataataaaatgtattttaaataaataaattggacaaacacttaccacgtctgtatCTCTGAACGGTCGCAAAAGGAGAGAGCGCGCGCACTTTTAGTTAGAGTTTAGTTGCGCGCTAATTAAAactccgaaaagaaagaaaagattactctgctgatacagacgtggcaaagAAATTGAGCGGGGGCGGCGTCAACAGTGGTATTTTCAAATTGCTATAAAGTTAAGATAGCCTTGGGATGTAGTGCAGGTCGCCTCCACGCTGGTGCATCCTGGGTAACGCCAAATGGCCTGCGGCCTTCACGGCCTTACAACTCCCTAGACGACCTTAGGCATCGAACTGGTTTTAGAATAGGAAACTTATCTGGATCTGTTAGAACCCTGGGCTGGTGGTGGCGGCATTCTGGCACCTGAGTATGATAGGGTGACACCTAGTCAGAAATGGCTGTCGGGCTAATGTCGAAACTGCCTCCGTcccgttaaaaccctggcaggccTCGGAGTACGTTCCCCCCCCGTCGTCGTTAAGTTGGCGTGGTAGGTGTAAGTTGAGAGGACTCCTTCTTTACGCTGGTCGGCTCTGAACGTATTGCCTCATAAGGGCGTACGTCAACCCTCGCCTTGGCCTCATCACTGAGATAACCTTGGGACCATAAAAGGCGACTACCTTTCCGGGGGACGGATAGCGGCTCTGAGTGGGGACCCTTATTGCATGGACACTTCATTAAACACGGACGAGAAGGTGACGAAGGGAGGTGATGGGGCGTCGAAATCGACACCCAGATCTGTCCCAGGCGGGGCTGCTGCTCCCGGGGCGACGAAATCGTCGCCAGGCAGCAATAGAACTAAGACCCTGGTAGGAGTCTCCGCATCAAGCGGCAGGATGGGGAAGCCGGCAAAAAAGGTAGTGAAGGGTGGAGCCTTCATACGCGGCGGAGTCGCCAGCACTAGTAGAGGAACTTCTGCTAGAATCATGAAGGGCTCCACAGGGGGCATTAGCAAGGGGGCTTTAGCTAGGAAGCTGAAGTCGGACCGTCGATTAGCGGCGAAGATAGTGGAACGCTACGGTGGTGAGCATGCTGGTCAGGTATCTGAGCAGCATGCTAACACGCTTGAGTGGGCCAAGAAGGTGCTTAGAGAGAGCGAGACCGACGAGTCACGACTCGAAGTAAAGAGGCAGGGACCAGCGGTTAAGCGACAAAGGTCGCACGAGGGAGAAACCTCCCTCGGCAAAAAACCGAGAACGGGCGCGGCGCCAACTTTCAGCGAGATTGCTAAAGGTGCTGGTGCAAGGGTATTGGGCGTGCTTGATCGCAGCAGGGAGGACGGGGCTATCTCCCATGAGGAGTGGAAGAGAGTAACGGCGGCTATCTCTTCGGTCTTCCTCAAGGTGGTCAAGGAAAACCCGGGGCCACCTCCAAAATGTGTCAGTGCCGGTTGGCACCATGGGCTGCACAAGCTTACTGGGTGTGCCGATGAAAGATCGGCCATCTTATATAAGAAGGCGGTGTCTCTGGTGGGGGAGGTTTGGAAGGGGGCCAGACTGGAGGCCGTGGACAAAGAGGATCTTCCCCTTCGCCCTAGGGCTCGCGTCTGGCTGCCAGCTGAACCATCCACTGCGAAAGAGATCGAGGAAATCCTCAGATACTGCAACCCCTCACTCCCCGCGCATGACTGGAGGGTCATAAGGCTGGAGAGAACCGATAAACCATATCGGCAGGCGCTGATAATGCTTAACGCGGAGTCTATCGGTCCTCTCAGCAAAACCAAGGGAGCCATCAGCTATGGGTTCGAAATGGTGGTACTTAAGGTACTCCCAACGGATGCCAGGGCTGATGGCACTCAAGCTGCAGGTGCGGGGGAGAAGGAGGAAGGCGTTAGCGATGGTCAAATGACCTTGGAAAACGACCCAAACCTCTCGGACGTGGCGAGCTCTGGAGGCGGATCGTCGATGGGCGACTCCGTTTTCAGCCTCGAACAATTGTTCGAGGAGGTGAGGGTCGATCAGGACTTTAGCGCTGAACTAGCGCTACTAGAGGAGAGTCTGAAGGATGAAATTCCTCCAGATTAACCTCCATCACGCAAAGGCGGCCTCCGCCAATCTACTGCTTCGTCTGGAGCAAGACGAAGCCGATGTGGTCCTGATCCAGGAACCGTGGCTAACTAGCAACGGTATATCTGGACTGAGGACGAAGAACCATAAGCTGCTGGTGGCCAAGGATGCAGGTAGAAACAGAGCCTGTATGCTGGTCAGAAATGAACTAACGGTATTTAttttacctaatttcagcaACGCTGACGTAGTTACAGCAAAGCTAGAGTGCGGCACCGGAAATATCTGGCTAGTCTCGGCGTACATGCCTCACGACGATGAGGTAGAGCCGCCTCCCGCATTACTGAGGAGGACCTTGACTGAAGCGTCCCGGAATGGTGCCGGTGTTATCATCGGTTCGGACGCCAACTCGCGGCATTCAATCTGGGGGAGCTCGGATACCAACACTAGAGGTGAGTCGCTTTTTAACTTTATTGTTAGCGAAAATCTTCGCATATGTAACAGGGGAAATTCTCCTACCTTCGTGACCGCGGGTAGGGAGGAGGTCCTCGACCTCACCCTTGCCTCACACGGGATTGCTCCGCTGATCTCGAACTGGAGGGTTCTCGATGACCACTCCTTTTCTGATCATAGGTATATCGGGTTTAGTCTTGACGGAGAGGGTCCGCCTAGAAAATCTTTCAGAAATCCCAGAAACACGGACTGGGAAGGTTACCGCAGAAGGCTTCGGCAAACTCTTCCACGCGCACCGGGGGTGGGCGCGCTGGCCACCGCCGATGTGGTGGATGGGTGGGTCGAAGCTTTCAGCTCGGCGTGCAACACTGCATTGGAGAGCTCCTGTCCATTAAAAACACCGAAGGGCAGAGGGAAACCTCAATGGTGGACTGTGGAGCTCTCGGAAATTAGGGCGTCCTGTAGGCGCTTATTTAACAAGGCCCGTAGGAGCGGGCTACCTGATGATTGGGTCCTGTATAAAACAGGACTTTCAATATATAAGTCCGAGCTTAGAAGGGCTAAAAGGATCTCGTGGAAGAGCTTCTGCGAAAAAGTGGAAGGCTGTCACGAGTCCTCTAGATTCAGGCGAATCCTCGCGAAAAATCCTGTGTCCCTGGGGTATCTTAGGGATgcaaatgggaagtgggcgcCGAGCAGTGAAGAAACTCTACAGATGCTCCTTGATGCTCACTTCCCTACTAACACGTCCTCTATGGAGGTATCTCTCGGAACGTTGCATGCTGACTACACAGCCTTTGTCGGCCTTCTGGATGAGCGTCACTTGACTTGGGCGATAAATTCGTTCAAACCGTTCAAGTCCCCGGGACCGgacggcatcataccagcgcagctgcagcaGGCTGTTAAGGTATCTTGCGGCTGGTTGGCACCgatctatgcgaactgcatcagATTAGGTTACATTCCGGGGACCCTGAGACGAGTCAGAGTgacgttcatcccgaaggcgGGCAGGGGCTCGCACGtcacggccaaggatttcaggcccatcagtctctcctcttttttattaaaaactttggaGAGACTGCTGGACTGGTATTTGAGAAGGCGCATTCCGAGGGACTAtctatcaggagcgcaacatgcgTATCGTAAAGGAAGGTCGGTGGACACTGCCTTGCACACTATCGTGTCGTGGCTTGAGGAAGCAATTGAGGCTAAGGACTTCGCagttgggaccttccttgatattgagggagctttcaacaatgtcctgCCAGAGGCAGTCGTAACTGCTCTAgacggtcttggggttgaatcgaacctcaagcacctcattttcagtcttctgtgcgacagagtggtTGAAACAGAATGGGGCAGCGCGAGCGCGCGGCGGAGGGTAAGCAGGGGAACCCCTCAAGGAGGGGTTCTTTCCCCTCTTCTATGGATTCTAGTCGTTAACGACCTTCTCAAAAGGCTGGAGGATCTTGGCTGCAAGGttattgcctatgcagacgatgtagcacttatggtgaAAGGAAAGTTTCTAAGCACCGTGTAtgagttgacgcagggatatctcgGCGTGGTAACAAAATGGGCGGTCGAAAGTGGACTCGccataaatccaaataaaacagaaatggttttatttagtagaagatacaagatcccTGAGGCGCCGTTGCCGCTATTGGGAGGTATTCGcttgcaaccggcggatactgtgaagtatttagggctcatcctggatagaaagctttcatggaagccgaatatcgaggagagagccaaaaaggcatcgattgccctttactgctgtagaggagctattggcaagagatggggcctctcaccgaaggtggtactctggctctatgacaccatagtcaagcccataatgttctatggagtcttcatgtggtggagggctttacagaagatcacacttgcaaagaaacttgagAGCGTTCAACGAGCTGCGCTCATCAGCATATGTGGTGCATTAAAGTCCACCCCAACCattgcacttaatgcaattctgaacataacgccggtggatattgccggaaggtgtatggccgcaAAGGTGGCCATTAGGCTCAGGGAGTATGGATTCCTAAAGGAGCGggtatctgaacactcggatatcctcacaagcttcgactgcataccggatcacctggatcatggagtcgccatatcgaactccggtggctccttctctgcacatataccgacgagggaggcTTGGcagggaagaagccgttggaggagaggggcagcaagcttctttacggatgggtcgaagcttggggggaaggttggtggaggagtgtactgtcgggagctctccataaaatccagcttcagacttcccgactattgcagtgttttccaggctgaggttgcagccatcaaggtagcagcagatatGCTGCTCAGTAGAGCGTCTAACTTCAGGGAGGTGACCATTCACtcggatagcagagcggcgattctagccttgaactcattcacagtgcgttcagggctggtcgaagagtgtctggcgtcactgtctctggcggcgagagctttcattataagacttgtatgggtgccgggccacagcggaatcgcgggtaactgcaaagctgatgagctagcaaggaaaggcaccctagaatcactatcggtagaatgggaacgggtaggTGCTCCGGCATCcttttgtgttctactactagatagctgggcctcgCGGCTGCTCGGTCAGCGATGGGCCAGCATTAGTACctgcgcggtcgcaaaagccttttggccaaaGATAGATCGAAGGAGATCTAgggatctctttgccctcaacaaggctagcctctcattaATGATGGGGCTCTTGACGGGCCACTGTCCCATTGGCATACACGCTGTAAGACTGAGAATTTTACCGGACGCCGCATGCAGAAGctgcttggaagaagatgcagtggaaactagccagcacttccttcttgactgccctGCTTTTGGGAGATCAAGACTGAGGCACTTGGGGGCACATACTTTCAGATATCCCACCGATCTGGCGGGCATTGAAATTAAGCGCCTCTGTAAATTTTTATTGGGTACTAAACGGTTTGCCGATCTCTAAGTTCGAACACGGGAGTTCGAGTTTCaacggcttcacaaaggactacttcTAGTCCATGTGCGATCTCCGATCAGCcgtcttacctaacctaacctaacctaagataGCCTTTTTGTATGTTCTTGTTAGTTTGTACCTCTTccaattctcaaaaatgttccAGATTATTTATGGCTGTTGACACTTTTtcataaagttttttgtttttcattccaGATAATTTCCACTCACTTTTCAGCGCCGAATATTTTTGTCGAATTCCGTTTTCGATTATATTGCTAAATAACATATCCGCCAATCCCGGTGTCATTTCCatctaatattttaaagttggTTAGATTTTTCTCTGGTCAGAATTGGTAGAACTCGTTATTCACCTTGTTTGTTCATTGACTTTGTATTTCGATTAATGAAGTGAATCATATAACTTTTACTAGGGTAATTGCTTCAAAAGTGGCCTCAAATTTCTCATCTGTTATGATTGGCCTTGAACTTTAGCTGCTTATGACTTTTCgaattttgtaaacatattttcgGTCACTGCTTCCAATATCATCGTTGTTACATAACGATTTACGAATTATGCCACACTGAGCACCCCTGTCAATAAATGCCATAAGAGAATGGATTTCGATTTACACTTTGAATCATCGATCGCATGTACTTTGTTACATCTTTGCTTACGTTAAAGTTTTtggtaatgtatgtatgtatatgtgtccaaattttttttgtaatattagttaaccttttttttattagaatttcgTATTGCAGTGGGCTGTTACAAGAAGATAAAGCGTGCCACCCGAGTACGAGCGACACGGACCCTTCATCTTTCCTGTGTGTTA
Above is a genomic segment from Bactrocera neohumeralis isolate Rockhampton unplaced genomic scaffold, APGP_CSIRO_Bneo_wtdbg2-racon-allhic-juicebox.fasta_v2 cluster09, whole genome shotgun sequence containing:
- the LOC126764685 gene encoding uncharacterized protein LOC126764685, giving the protein MGKPAKKVVKGGAFIRGGVASTSRGTSARIMKGSTGGISKGALARKLKSDRRLAAKIVERYGGEHAGQVSEQHANTLEWAKKVLRESETDESRLEVKRQGPAVKRQRSHEGETSLGKKPRTGAAPTFSEIAKGAGARVLGVLDRSREDGAISHEEWKRVTAAISSVFLKVVKENPGPPPKCVSAGWHHGLHKLTGCADERSAILYKKAVSLVGEVWKGARLEAVDKEDLPLRPRARVWLPAEPSTAKEIEEILRYCNPSLPAHDWRVIRLERTDKPYRQALIMLNAESIGPLSKTKGAISYGFEMVVLKVLPTDARADGTQAAGAGEKEEGVSDGQMTLENDPNLSDVASSGGGSSMGDSVFSLEQLFEEVRVDQDFSAELALLEESLKDEIPPD